The Sediminispirochaeta smaragdinae DSM 11293 genome has a segment encoding these proteins:
- a CDS encoding radical SAM protein, with protein MKDEELSAYYRNCHLCPRNCGVDRSSLVRGICGEGVVVRAACAVLHRGEEPPIAGEKGSGALFFTGCSLGCNFCQNRQISSGGYGGELTVEELAGLFSRLEKEGAETIDLVTAAHCAPSVVTALEMASVKIPVVWNGSGYESLSTLDLIEPLIDIHLPDLKTLSSERARRLFRAPDYPAVARAAVERMSRSHPLEYKHGRLVRGVIVRHLVMPGLIEESKELLRWYAEHLADKTLLSLMVQFVDIDGGDDGPVIDEAQYDELVDFLDELGIEEGFIQESGDERPWIPDFTRDNPFPSAFSRPVWHC; from the coding sequence ATGAAAGATGAAGAGCTTTCCGCTTATTATCGTAACTGCCACCTCTGTCCCCGCAACTGCGGCGTTGATCGGAGCTCCCTTGTTCGCGGGATCTGCGGAGAGGGCGTGGTCGTTCGGGCGGCCTGTGCCGTCCTGCACCGCGGGGAAGAGCCTCCCATCGCCGGAGAGAAGGGTAGCGGTGCGCTCTTTTTTACCGGTTGTTCGCTCGGCTGTAATTTTTGTCAGAACAGGCAAATAAGTAGCGGAGGCTATGGCGGAGAACTTACCGTAGAGGAGCTTGCCGGACTTTTTTCCCGTCTTGAAAAGGAGGGGGCCGAGACAATAGATCTCGTTACCGCCGCTCATTGCGCCCCTTCGGTGGTCACGGCCCTGGAGATGGCTTCTGTAAAGATTCCTGTGGTCTGGAACGGATCGGGATATGAGAGCCTTTCGACGCTCGACCTTATCGAGCCGCTTATCGATATCCATCTTCCCGATCTGAAAACCCTCTCTTCCGAGCGTGCCCGCCGCCTTTTCCGGGCCCCCGACTATCCGGCCGTCGCAAGGGCTGCCGTCGAACGCATGAGCCGCTCCCATCCCCTCGAGTATAAACATGGCCGTTTGGTACGGGGGGTGATTGTTCGTCATCTCGTGATGCCGGGCCTTATAGAGGAGAGCAAGGAGCTTCTTCGCTGGTATGCGGAGCATCTTGCCGATAAGACCCTGCTCTCGCTTATGGTGCAGTTTGTGGATATCGACGGGGGGGATGACGGCCCGGTGATCGACGAAGCACAGTACGATGAGCTTGTGGACTTCCTCGACGAGCTTGGTATCGAAGAGGGGTTTATCCAGGAATCAGGGGACGAACGCCCCTGGATTCCCGATTTTACGAGAGATAATCCCTTTCCTTCGGCCTTTTCCCGACCCGTCTGGCACTGCTGA
- the pyrH gene encoding UMP kinase yields MADVKVLSVGGSILAPSEPDVLFIRNFLAVLQEYLEEQEERRLILVSGGGAPARVYQQAYRQILQPKIGSSDDQDMIGIAATRLNAQLLRGVLGDLCKDEVVTDPSADFPFTGRVLVAAGWKPGFSTDNDAVVLAKRFAADTVVNLSNIAKIYSADPKLDPSARPLDRISWADFRKMVGDEWTPGKNLPFDPVAAKLGEAIGLRVITAEGRNIENLKHILAGEPFEGSIIEP; encoded by the coding sequence ATGGCTGATGTAAAGGTGCTCTCGGTCGGTGGGTCGATTCTGGCCCCATCGGAACCGGATGTCCTGTTTATACGGAATTTTCTGGCGGTATTGCAGGAATATCTTGAAGAACAAGAAGAACGGCGACTGATTTTGGTAAGTGGAGGAGGTGCCCCGGCGAGGGTCTATCAGCAGGCCTATCGACAGATTCTCCAGCCGAAGATCGGCAGCAGCGATGATCAGGATATGATCGGCATCGCCGCAACCCGGCTCAACGCACAGCTGCTTCGGGGTGTACTGGGGGATCTCTGTAAAGACGAGGTGGTCACCGATCCTTCCGCAGACTTTCCCTTTACCGGGAGGGTGCTTGTGGCGGCCGGCTGGAAACCGGGCTTTTCAACGGATAACGATGCGGTGGTTCTTGCAAAGCGTTTTGCGGCCGACACCGTTGTAAACCTTTCGAATATCGCGAAAATCTACTCTGCCGACCCCAAACTCGATCCTTCGGCTCGCCCCCTCGACAGAATCAGCTGGGCTGATTTTCGGAAGATGGTGGGCGACGAGTGGACTCCCGGTAAGAATCTTCCCTTTGATCCCGTCGCCGCAAAGCTCGGTGAGGCAATCGGTCTAAGGGTCATCACCGCCGAGGGAAGAAACATTGAGAATCTGAAGCACATCCTGGCAGGAGAGCCCTTCGAAGGCAGCATCATCGAGCCGTAA
- a CDS encoding PTS sugar transporter subunit IIA has translation MKTIATMLEEGVIDLSLKASRKKQAIKELAALLAGTGKVSDCEKIAKAVLAREKVASTGIGHGIAIPHKLSPSVQETVMVFGRSKEGIAFDAIDRKPAHLLFFIVGPENSSADHLKLLSRLSRLLTQESFRDQLMEARSPEEVVALFRNNEES, from the coding sequence GTGAAAACCATTGCGACGATGCTTGAGGAAGGTGTCATCGATCTTTCCCTGAAAGCAAGCCGAAAAAAACAGGCTATCAAAGAACTTGCCGCTCTTCTCGCCGGAACGGGAAAGGTTTCCGACTGTGAAAAGATTGCAAAAGCGGTGCTCGCACGGGAAAAGGTGGCATCCACCGGTATCGGCCATGGAATTGCAATTCCCCATAAGCTAAGCCCATCGGTACAAGAGACGGTGATGGTCTTCGGACGAAGCAAAGAGGGAATTGCATTTGATGCAATCGATCGAAAACCGGCCCACTTGCTTTTTTTCATCGTCGGTCCTGAAAACTCGAGTGCAGATCATCTGAAACTCTTAAGCAGGCTCAGCAGGCTTTTGACCCAGGAATCCTTCCGCGATCAATTGATGGAGGCCCGATCGCCCGAGGAGGTCGTGGCTCTTTTCAGAAACAACGAGGAATCATGA
- a CDS encoding Na+/H+ antiporter subunit E has product MNLYRKWSFVRMLLTSLYLFPAWLLFTWSMEPANLIMGALFSLLIASLTYPLFIDQSEAGRRSLLPKVPLLLIYLLLVAWKMYISSFQVVWKIIRGRYNPRIVHFRTRLSSDTARTVLANSITMTPGTITVDMNDDHLIVHWLDAPTTHSRYAGELIKGNMERLLRRIWI; this is encoded by the coding sequence ATGAACCTTTACCGTAAATGGTCCTTTGTCAGGATGCTCCTCACCAGCTTATATCTTTTTCCCGCCTGGCTCCTTTTTACCTGGTCGATGGAACCAGCAAACCTTATTATGGGCGCTCTTTTCTCTCTCCTTATCGCGAGCCTTACCTATCCCCTTTTTATCGATCAGAGCGAGGCAGGGAGAAGGAGCCTTTTACCAAAGGTACCTCTATTGCTAATCTACCTTCTTCTGGTGGCCTGGAAAATGTATATCTCAAGTTTTCAGGTTGTCTGGAAGATCATTCGGGGACGCTATAACCCAAGGATCGTCCACTTCCGTACCCGCCTTTCTTCGGATACAGCCCGTACCGTGCTGGCGAACTCCATCACCATGACCCCCGGAACCATCACCGTCGATATGAACGACGATCACCTAATCGTCCACTGGCTTGATGCTCCGACAACCCATTCCCGTTATGCCGGAGAACTTATCAAGGGAAATATGGAAAGGCTCCTGCGCCGTATCTGGATATGA
- a CDS encoding monovalent cation/H+ antiporter complex subunit F codes for MDIFASAPPVSLLLDLMLAFLLGSALISMIRVVIGPSAADRMIGLNLVSGQILALLVLLAVRGGHGIYLDVALVYDIFGFVGLLAITHYLQRKGEGE; via the coding sequence ATGGATATTTTTGCTTCCGCCCCTCCTGTTTCGCTGCTTCTTGATCTCATGCTCGCCTTCCTGCTCGGCTCTGCTTTGATCAGCATGATAAGAGTCGTGATAGGTCCAAGTGCCGCAGACAGGATGATAGGTCTCAACCTGGTCAGCGGCCAGATTCTTGCCCTCCTGGTTCTTCTTGCCGTCAGAGGGGGGCATGGAATCTACCTCGACGTAGCCTTGGTCTACGACATCTTCGGCTTTGTCGGACTCCTGGCGATTACCCACTACCTGCAGAGAAAAGGAGAAGGAGAGTGA
- a CDS encoding Na(+)/H(+) antiporter subunit B, with product MEAIAISVTLGMLVIVSITALLAKRLLVSVILMSVFSLLSALLFYLCDAPDVAITEAAVGAGVSTFIYVWAIHKTSHIDDDGKEES from the coding sequence ATGGAAGCGATAGCAATAAGTGTCACCCTCGGGATGCTGGTGATCGTATCTATTACAGCCCTGCTGGCAAAGCGCCTTTTGGTTTCGGTGATTTTGATGTCGGTATTCAGCCTCCTTTCCGCCCTGCTTTTTTACCTTTGCGATGCACCCGACGTGGCAATAACCGAGGCAGCCGTCGGAGCAGGAGTCTCTACCTTCATCTATGTATGGGCGATTCATAAAACCAGCCACATCGATGATGACGGAAAGGAAGAATCGTGA
- a CDS encoding MnhB domain-containing protein, which translates to MSSGFKTDILDTVGRKLGPYVLLFGCYMISYGHVSPGGGFQGGVVLASGGMLILLGCREDRIEGVFPFPVLGLAEAFGFLIFLGIGISGILFAGFFLASPFDSAAESKSVIPWFIYMLNMVIGMKVGAGVGLICIALLQKS; encoded by the coding sequence GTGAGCAGCGGATTCAAGACCGACATTCTCGACACCGTCGGCAGAAAACTGGGCCCCTACGTTCTTCTCTTCGGTTGCTACATGATAAGTTATGGCCATGTAAGCCCAGGCGGTGGTTTTCAGGGAGGCGTGGTTTTGGCCTCGGGGGGGATGCTGATACTTCTTGGCTGTCGTGAGGACCGGATCGAGGGGGTGTTCCCTTTTCCGGTCTTAGGCCTTGCCGAGGCCTTCGGTTTTCTTATCTTCCTTGGCATAGGGATCTCAGGTATCCTTTTCGCTGGCTTCTTTTTAGCCTCACCCTTCGATTCCGCAGCCGAAAGCAAGAGTGTAATTCCCTGGTTTATCTATATGCTGAATATGGTGATAGGCATGAAAGTCGGAGCGGGAGTCGGTCTTATATGCATCGCCCTCCTTCAAAAAAGTTGA
- a CDS encoding P-II family nitrogen regulator, whose amino-acid sequence MKLLVVVLNKEELLDEVLSAYVEAGIDGATILDSEGMGRFLTYEVPLFADFKSFMKGNKPYNKTIFSVVRKEAAIGRLRKLLDSVVGGLSEPGTGIMFTLPVDFAAGLVGMEETGENHCDDA is encoded by the coding sequence TTGAAATTGCTGGTTGTGGTATTGAACAAGGAAGAGTTACTCGACGAGGTACTCTCGGCCTATGTTGAAGCGGGTATCGACGGCGCTACTATTCTCGATTCGGAGGGTATGGGAAGATTTCTCACCTACGAAGTGCCTTTGTTTGCCGACTTCAAGAGCTTTATGAAAGGAAACAAACCCTATAATAAAACCATCTTTTCCGTGGTCCGGAAAGAAGCGGCAATCGGACGCCTGCGAAAACTTCTCGATTCGGTGGTGGGGGGGCTTTCGGAGCCGGGGACCGGTATCATGTTTACCCTTCCCGTCGACTTTGCAGCGGGTTTGGTTGGAATGGAGGAAACGGGTGAAAACCATTGCGACGATGCTTGA
- the mnhG gene encoding monovalent cation/H(+) antiporter subunit G, producing the protein MSWITAFFFLLGALFALMGNLGTLLFPDVYTRLQAASTCSTTTVFSIMVGSLFITGFSLMGGKILVITLFFMVSSPVSGHIIARYAWRSGQVPWRRPTWKR; encoded by the coding sequence GTGAGCTGGATAACAGCGTTCTTTTTTCTTCTGGGCGCCCTCTTTGCCCTTATGGGGAATCTCGGGACCCTCCTTTTTCCCGATGTCTATACGAGGCTCCAGGCCGCTTCTACCTGCAGCACCACCACGGTCTTTTCGATCATGGTAGGCTCCCTTTTCATAACAGGCTTTTCACTGATGGGCGGGAAGATTCTGGTTATCACCCTCTTTTTCATGGTATCAAGCCCCGTATCCGGCCATATCATTGCCCGCTATGCATGGCGTAGCGGACAGGTTCCTTGGAGGCGGCCGACATGGAAGCGATAG